In the genome of Enterococcus sp. DIV2402, the window ATTTCCTGTACCGATTTTTTTACTAAAGAAATTTGCTTGGTTTGTTTTTTATCTGCAATGCTGATTTCTTTATAGATTGTCCCCTCAGTTTTAGGATAAGTAACCGTCTTGACTCCAGTTACTTGGTCAATAACTTCTCGGTCTGTATCGTTAAAAAAATTAACGTTACTTGTATATAAACTTTCATTTTTTGGAGTAAAATTTACTTGAATTTCAATTGCATCAGAATCTCCACTATTTAAATTTTTAATCGTATCTTTCTCAAAGCCACGACCGATTGCTAAAATGGTAATGACTGCAGCGATACCGATAATAATTCCAAACATTGTTAGTAGGCTGCGTTTACGATTTTTAAAAACAGAACGAATCGATGTCCGCCAATTCACATAAATATTCATCGATTCAACTCCTTATCTTCCATAATGGCACCATCTCGAATTTGAATTAAACGTGTGCAGTACGGAATCATCTCTGGATCATGCGTAACTAAAATAATCGTGGATTTTTTTTCTTGATTTAGTTGGACAAAAAGTTTCATAATTTCTTCTGAAGTATGTGTATCTAAAGCCCCAGTTGGTTCGTCAGCAATAATAAATTTAGGTTCATTAATTACCGCACGAGCAATTGCCACTCGTTGTTGTTGCCCCCCTGATAATTGCTTAGGATATTTAGTTGCTTTGTCTGTTAATCCTACCATTTCCAAGGCTGCTAAAACTTTTTGTTTTGTTTGATGGAAACTATAACCATTATAAAGCAAGGGTAATTCGACATTTTCATATACCGTATTATTTTCAATCAAACTAAAGTTTTGAAAGACAAAGCCTACTGTTTGGTTACGTATTTTTGAAAGAGCGTCATCTGACCAAGTAATAAAAGATTCTCCTTCAAATAAATACTCTCCTTCGAAAGATTTATCGATAAAGCCCAATAAGTTAATCAATGTGGATTTTCCTGAACCAGAAGGTCCCATAATCGCAATCATTTCACCTGATTCAATGTGTAAATTAATATCTTTAAGAACTTGTAGACTCTCTTCTTCACTTTGATAATATTTATTGATATGCTGTAAGTCAATCATCTATTTCACCGTCACTTCTTGACCATCACTTAGTTTATTATCAGGATTTTCAATAATTTTTTCTTTTTCAGATAAACCTTTCTTTACAACGACAAAACTATCTTTTTTTTCGATTGAAACGGGGGTCTTATGTGCTTTACCGTGTTTAACAACAAAAACAGATACTTGTTCTTCATCGGTTACTAAAGCACTTTCGGGAATACGCAATTCATCTATCGGCAATATAATTTGGCAATTATACCCATATTGAATATTTTCAGCTGGTTTGACAGTAAAAGTATATGTCGCAATACTCGTCTGAGTTGCTTCAGATGAATCAGGTAGAGGATTAATTTTTGTAATTGTTCCATCAATTTTTGTATTGTCATTTGTTAATTGGATTGTGATTGGTGTATCTTTTTGCAAACGATTATAGTCATATTCTGTAACTTTGGCCTCAACAACCGTCTCTTTACTAATCACTTGTATCAACGGAACAGCAGGATTCGCCTCTCCTTTCATGTCTATCGTCACAATTCCATCACCTTTAGCAAAAACATTAGTAATCATCTTATTTTGGGTACTTTCAATACTTTCATTCGCACTATTCGCATCTAAATAAGCAGAATCCAATGCTTGTTGTGCTTGTAAAATAACATCATCTTGTGCCGATAAAGCTTCCGTATATTGCTCTTTTTTTACTTGTTCTTCTTGACGAATTGCTTGTCCTTCAGGTGTACTGTTATCA includes:
- a CDS encoding ABC transporter ATP-binding protein, whose translation is MIDLQHINKYYQSEEESLQVLKDINLHIESGEMIAIMGPSGSGKSTLINLLGFIDKSFEGEYLFEGESFITWSDDALSKIRNQTVGFVFQNFSLIENNTVYENVELPLLYNGYSFHQTKQKVLAALEMVGLTDKATKYPKQLSGGQQQRVAIARAVINEPKFIIADEPTGALDTHTSEEIMKLFVQLNQEKKSTIILVTHDPEMIPYCTRLIQIRDGAIMEDKELNR
- a CDS encoding efflux RND transporter periplasmic adaptor subunit; translation: MKKEKRKKLSKKKQIIVSIAAAIVAILVIVMAYIYSRPTQAKEDSYQVVTLAKANPLIFKGVVTPATTEAFYYDQSKGDISDILVQNGQEIKANTAVMAYENKAVQEQIDEQEQSLEKLNFSIQTAQQNLDNAYVKKQEIQDKLYTASTQFDNADNSTPEGQAIRQEEQVKKEQYTEALSAQDDVILQAQQALDSAYLDANSANESIESTQNKMITNVFAKGDGIVTIDMKGEANPAVPLIQVISKETVVEAKVTEYDYNRLQKDTPITIQLTNDNTKIDGTITKINPLPDSSEATQTSIATYTFTVKPAENIQYGYNCQIILPIDELRIPESALVTDEEQVSVFVVKHGKAHKTPVSIEKKDSFVVVKKGLSEKEKIIENPDNKLSDGQEVTVK